The bacterium genome window below encodes:
- the hemL gene encoding glutamate-1-semialdehyde 2,1-aminomutase → MTRSTQLFSEAVNLMPGGVNSPVRAFRAVGGDPVFFERAEGCHLYDVDGNSYIDYIGSWGPFILGHGHPRVVKALHEQLDRATSFGAPTEIENLLARKIIDTVPSIEMVRMVNSGTEATLSAIRLARAYTGRSKIIKFEGCYHGHGDSFLIKAGSGVATLGLPDSPGVTPATAGDTLTARYNDISSVEALIKEFPEQVSCIILEPIVGNMGCVPPVDGFLTGLRELCTREGILLIFDEVMTGFRVSAGGAQQLYGVTPDLTTLGKIIGGGLPVGAYGGRRDIMEMVAPAGPMYQAGTLSGNPLAMAAGLETLRLLTEDPELYLKLDAQSGKLAEGIQANVDELGLPYTSNRVGSMMTLFFTDRKVQNWDDAKTCDTGLYGSYFSEMLKRGIYLAPAQFEAAFVSIMHSDEDIARTIEANRESLKAIKNNG, encoded by the coding sequence ATGACTCGCAGTACACAACTCTTTTCCGAAGCAGTGAATCTCATGCCCGGCGGTGTCAATTCCCCCGTGCGCGCATTCCGCGCCGTGGGCGGCGACCCCGTGTTTTTCGAACGTGCCGAAGGATGTCATCTCTACGACGTCGACGGCAACAGCTACATCGACTACATCGGCAGCTGGGGTCCCTTCATTCTCGGTCACGGACACCCGCGTGTGGTCAAGGCGCTGCATGAGCAGCTCGACCGCGCCACCAGTTTCGGTGCCCCCACGGAAATCGAGAATCTGCTCGCCCGGAAAATCATTGATACCGTACCGAGCATCGAGATGGTACGCATGGTCAACAGCGGCACCGAAGCCACGCTGTCCGCCATTCGTCTCGCCCGCGCCTACACGGGGCGCAGCAAAATCATCAAGTTCGAAGGCTGCTACCACGGTCACGGCGATTCCTTTCTCATCAAGGCGGGATCGGGCGTAGCGACACTCGGACTCCCCGACTCCCCTGGCGTCACTCCCGCCACTGCGGGCGACACGCTGACGGCGCGCTACAACGACATCTCTTCCGTCGAAGCGCTGATCAAGGAATTCCCCGAGCAGGTGTCCTGCATCATCCTCGAACCCATCGTGGGCAACATGGGCTGCGTTCCGCCGGTTGATGGATTCCTGACCGGACTGCGCGAGCTGTGCACACGTGAGGGCATCCTGCTGATCTTCGATGAAGTCATGACCGGCTTCCGTGTCTCTGCCGGTGGCGCACAGCAGCTTTATGGCGTGACACCGGATCTGACCACGCTCGGGAAAATCATCGGTGGCGGACTCCCGGTCGGCGCATACGGCGGTCGACGCGATATCATGGAAATGGTCGCTCCGGCAGGACCCATGTACCAGGCCGGCACGCTCTCGGGCAATCCCCTCGCAATGGCAGCGGGACTCGAAACCCTGCGCCTGCTCACCGAAGATCCCGAGCTGTATCTGAAACTGGACGCACAGTCGGGCAAGCTGGCCGAGGGTATTCAGGCAAATGTCGATGAGCTCGGACTCCCCTACACCAGCAACCGTGTGGGCTCGATGATGACGCTGTTCTTCACCGACCGGAAGGTGCAGAACTGGGACGACGCGAAAACCTGCGACACCGGCCTCTACGGCAGCTACTTCTCCGAGATGCTCAAGCGTGGCATCTATCTTGCTCCTGCGCAGTTTGAAGCAGCCTTCGTCTCCATCATGCATTCGGATGAAGACATTGCCCGCACCATCGAAGCCAACCGCGAGAGTCTCAAGGCTATCAAGAATAACGGCTGA
- the hemH gene encoding ferrochelatase translates to MDNLGVILLNMGGPTSLESVRPFLENLFLDREIISFGPMEFARKPLARFIAKRRAEVVKKNYEMIGGKSPIAELSQQQALALEERLKSHYGDRTRVRVKVGFSYWHPFIEEAMQSLQQDGYDRVFLMPLYPHYSKTTTGSCFKTWRDLHRAQGNRAFKVQSVKAYPTHDAFIRALNRRIDEGIARFPADRRSGVTLLFSAHGTPVSLVEEGDPYSHQIRETMEEVMQRRDDGLPYHLSFQSKVGPAKWLTPDTVEKTKELAAAGVRDLLVVPIAFVTDHIETLHELGIDLREDAMQAGIEHFEIMPALNDADEYIEALSSQIITRMQRREELQKKHL, encoded by the coding sequence ATGGACAACCTCGGTGTCATACTACTGAACATGGGCGGACCGACGTCGCTGGAGAGCGTGCGGCCGTTTCTGGAGAACCTCTTCCTGGACCGGGAGATCATTTCCTTCGGTCCAATGGAATTCGCACGCAAGCCGCTGGCGCGCTTCATTGCAAAACGCCGGGCGGAAGTGGTGAAAAAGAATTATGAGATGATCGGCGGGAAGTCGCCGATTGCCGAACTCTCGCAGCAGCAGGCGCTGGCGCTGGAAGAGCGTCTGAAATCCCACTACGGCGATCGCACCCGCGTGCGCGTGAAAGTCGGCTTCAGCTACTGGCATCCCTTCATTGAGGAAGCCATGCAGTCGCTGCAGCAGGATGGCTACGACCGCGTTTTCCTCATGCCGCTGTATCCTCATTATTCGAAAACCACCACGGGATCCTGCTTCAAGACCTGGCGCGATCTGCACCGGGCACAGGGCAATCGCGCGTTCAAAGTGCAGAGCGTGAAAGCCTATCCCACGCATGACGCCTTCATCCGGGCGCTGAACCGTCGCATCGACGAAGGTATCGCCCGTTTTCCCGCCGACAGGCGGTCGGGCGTCACCCTGCTGTTCAGCGCGCATGGCACGCCCGTAAGCCTGGTCGAGGAAGGCGATCCCTACAGTCACCAGATCCGTGAAACGATGGAAGAAGTCATGCAGCGGCGCGATGACGGACTTCCCTATCACCTGAGCTTCCAGAGTAAAGTGGGTCCCGCCAAGTGGCTGACGCCTGACACCGTGGAAAAAACAAAAGAACTCGCCGCTGCGGGCGTGCGCGATCTGCTGGTCGTACCCATTGCCTTTGTCACCGATCACATTGAAACGCTGCATGAGCTGGGCATCGATCTGCGAGAGGACGCCATGCAGGCGGGCATCGAGCATTTCGAAATCATGCCCGCACTCAACGACGCCGACGAGTATATCGAAGCGCTTTCGTCGCAGATCATCACGCGCATGCAGCGCAGGGAAGAATTACAGAAGAAGCACCTATGA
- a CDS encoding choice-of-anchor D domain-containing protein — MLAAAAPVLAQAQEYGDNEAFKTLGSGQWLQVRDTPDLALPSFTIECWTRVLGSGLLLTRDVSTGEPSDWQLWYENQRVAFITAKSPPDSYFYTPTGSIMPGRWYHLALVVNGPAGYAELYIDGELSIRPTFSPRSFDASTGLAVGGYYNSPSGSYLVGEIDEVRYWRRNLNEAEIRRNMNHRLPLDERDGLVGYWSFCGNFADSSGYGHDLEATGVTAPEVVTGLPEALACDILPPVTPALEWTGPVFPRRPCLDDSVFTADVVLHNTTSELYTLQELYLTGSNADEFTLVNNPAPRLLQAHDSLHITMVFRPTDTGLRSAILNIVGKDSTTLVPIQARYDGPFVEIDALPMTFRSVDGLPDTQRLHLINHSSTQNAVLLEVRMTPSDNLTLLTPVPMNIPPSSTRDVEIQFNPEGTGTVSADIQLIIDNCETAGEITAYACPELQTATLDIPPVTGTPGDTVWIPLRIRQWDSFLLVENTVVYGQLQIDCHALYPLFGDGGTWDAPTRTISLQAELSGQSDTVAMLPFLFLLGTDTTCALTWRVDSIQSSCPFALTGTASNAAVTGLCQDGGTRLFDGSRFLSLEAPHPSPGNGSMQVRFHTIEEGRTSLIIYDAAGRIIRTVLHEPLSPGVHVHNFNVNEFNSGVYFLLLKTPSQLRTRRFIVVK, encoded by the coding sequence ATGCTCGCTGCCGCTGCGCCCGTGCTTGCACAGGCACAGGAATACGGTGACAACGAAGCCTTCAAGACACTCGGCTCAGGCCAGTGGCTGCAGGTCAGGGACACCCCGGATCTCGCGCTGCCGTCATTCACCATCGAATGCTGGACACGGGTGCTCGGCAGCGGACTTCTGCTTACCAGAGACGTTTCCACCGGAGAGCCGTCCGACTGGCAGCTCTGGTATGAGAATCAGCGTGTGGCGTTCATCACGGCCAAGTCCCCACCGGACTCTTATTTCTACACACCGACCGGGTCGATCATGCCCGGGCGCTGGTATCATCTCGCACTTGTCGTCAATGGTCCCGCCGGCTACGCCGAATTGTATATCGACGGTGAGCTGAGTATACGTCCCACCTTCTCTCCGCGAAGCTTCGACGCAAGTACCGGACTCGCCGTTGGCGGTTATTACAACAGTCCGAGCGGCTCCTACCTCGTCGGTGAGATCGATGAGGTGCGCTACTGGCGCCGGAATCTCAATGAAGCGGAAATCCGCAGAAACATGAACCATCGTCTGCCGCTCGATGAACGCGACGGACTCGTGGGCTACTGGAGCTTCTGCGGAAACTTTGCAGATTCGAGCGGCTATGGACACGACCTGGAGGCCACCGGCGTCACAGCCCCCGAAGTGGTTACCGGACTCCCGGAAGCGCTCGCATGTGACATCCTGCCCCCGGTCACACCCGCGCTTGAGTGGACGGGACCTGTATTCCCCCGGCGACCCTGTCTCGACGATTCGGTGTTTACAGCGGATGTGGTCCTGCACAACACGACCTCGGAGCTTTACACGCTACAGGAACTCTATCTGACAGGCAGCAATGCCGACGAGTTCACACTTGTCAACAATCCCGCGCCACGGCTTCTGCAGGCACATGACAGCCTTCACATCACCATGGTTTTTCGTCCTACCGACACAGGCTTGCGCAGCGCTATCCTGAACATCGTCGGAAAGGATTCGACTACACTCGTCCCCATCCAAGCCCGGTATGACGGTCCTTTCGTGGAAATCGACGCTCTTCCCATGACCTTTCGTTCGGTGGATGGACTCCCTGACACCCAGCGCCTGCATCTGATCAATCATTCCAGCACGCAGAACGCTGTGCTGCTCGAAGTGAGGATGACGCCTTCCGACAACCTCACGCTGCTGACCCCGGTACCGATGAATATCCCTCCTTCGTCCACCCGGGATGTAGAGATACAGTTCAATCCCGAAGGCACGGGGACTGTGTCTGCGGATATCCAACTGATCATCGACAACTGTGAAACGGCTGGAGAAATCACGGCCTACGCCTGTCCTGAACTTCAGACCGCCACACTCGACATTCCCCCCGTCACCGGGACGCCGGGCGACACGGTGTGGATTCCCCTCCGCATCAGGCAGTGGGACAGCTTCTTGCTCGTGGAGAACACCGTCGTGTATGGGCAATTGCAGATCGACTGCCACGCATTGTATCCCCTCTTCGGTGACGGCGGCACATGGGATGCGCCAACTCGCACGATCTCGCTGCAGGCGGAGCTTTCCGGCCAGAGTGATACTGTGGCAATGCTTCCTTTTCTCTTCCTTCTCGGCACCGACACGACCTGCGCCCTGACCTGGCGGGTAGACTCCATCCAGAGCAGCTGTCCCTTTGCTCTGACGGGCACTGCGTCCAATGCCGCAGTGACCGGCCTCTGCCAGGACGGAGGCACCCGACTGTTCGATGGTTCACGTTTCCTGTCTCTCGAAGCTCCTCATCCGAGTCCGGGAAACGGCAGCATGCAGGTGCGCTTTCATACCATCGAGGAAGGCAGGACTTCACTGATCATATATGATGCGGCCGGAAGAATTATTCGAACCGTTCTGCATGAGCCGCTTTCTCCCGGTGTGCATGTGCACAATTTCAACGTTAACGAATTCAACAGCGGCGTGTATTTCCTGCTGCTCAAAACACCCAGCCAATTAAGGACACGACGCTTCATCGTGGTGAAATAA
- the hemG gene encoding protoporphyrinogen oxidase, whose protein sequence is MNDTSQPDVIVIGAGISGLTCAYRLQEAGRRVLLLEKAPRFGGAIRSDRDGEWLIEAGPNSTLETTPLLTELIRDAGVEDRKLYASDASKNRFILRDGELRPLPMSPPAFLSTKLFSLGAKLALFGEPFRKASAPDSQETVSEFVRRRLGQEFLDYAINPFVAGVYAGDPDQLSVRAAFPKLFALEQKYGGLIKGQIRGARERKRSGEAEKQRARMFSFVDGMQTLTDALAAKLPQKLHSVDVQHIRVEKTDAGNSYRIEALHDGEEKVFTAPALIIATPAAPAGALSRDFAPELEETLAAIPYPAVAEVITGFTPTPDMHALDGFGFLIPKVEQRRILGTIFSSTIFTHRAPVGRVHLTTFVGGMRQPEEALKPDEEILQTALEEQRALLGTPMQPDFSYVTAWKHAIPQYVHGHLERMSQVESVEERFAGLHYCANYRGGISVGDCVKSAHAVVDKLLER, encoded by the coding sequence ATGAACGACACATCACAGCCCGACGTCATTGTCATCGGCGCCGGCATTTCCGGACTCACCTGCGCCTATCGGCTGCAGGAGGCGGGACGCCGCGTCCTTCTCCTCGAAAAAGCCCCGCGTTTCGGCGGCGCCATCCGCAGCGATCGCGACGGGGAATGGCTGATCGAAGCCGGCCCCAACTCCACGCTGGAAACCACGCCGCTGCTCACCGAACTCATTCGCGATGCCGGGGTGGAAGACCGCAAGCTCTACGCATCGGACGCCTCGAAGAACAGGTTCATCCTGCGCGACGGAGAATTGCGTCCCTTACCCATGTCTCCCCCCGCCTTCCTTTCCACGAAGCTGTTTTCCCTCGGCGCCAAGCTCGCGCTGTTTGGCGAGCCTTTCCGCAAAGCCTCGGCACCCGATTCACAGGAAACGGTCAGCGAGTTCGTCCGCCGCCGACTGGGACAGGAATTTCTCGACTACGCCATCAATCCCTTCGTCGCCGGCGTGTATGCAGGCGATCCCGATCAGCTCAGCGTGCGTGCGGCCTTCCCGAAGCTGTTCGCGCTGGAGCAGAAATATGGTGGACTGATCAAGGGACAGATACGCGGCGCTCGCGAACGCAAGCGCAGCGGCGAGGCGGAAAAGCAGCGCGCGCGCATGTTCTCGTTTGTCGACGGCATGCAGACGCTCACCGATGCGCTGGCCGCGAAGCTGCCGCAGAAACTGCATTCCGTCGACGTGCAGCACATACGGGTGGAAAAAACGGACGCAGGGAACAGCTATCGCATCGAAGCGTTGCATGACGGTGAGGAAAAAGTATTCACCGCTCCTGCGCTCATCATTGCAACGCCCGCGGCTCCCGCCGGCGCCTTGAGCCGCGACTTCGCTCCTGAACTGGAGGAGACTCTCGCCGCTATCCCCTATCCCGCCGTGGCGGAAGTCATCACCGGCTTTACTCCCACCCCGGACATGCATGCGCTCGACGGCTTCGGTTTCCTCATCCCGAAAGTGGAGCAGCGCCGGATACTCGGCACAATTTTCTCGAGTACGATTTTTACGCATCGCGCACCCGTGGGACGCGTGCATCTGACCACCTTTGTGGGCGGCATGCGTCAGCCCGAAGAAGCGCTGAAGCCCGATGAGGAAATTCTGCAGACTGCGCTCGAAGAGCAGCGCGCATTGCTCGGTACACCCATGCAGCCGGACTTCTCATACGTCACCGCCTGGAAGCACGCCATCCCGCAGTACGTGCACGGACACCTCGAACGCATGTCCCAGGTCGAGTCCGTCGAAGAGCGCTTTGCAGGACTCCACTACTGCGCCAACTACCGCGGCGGCATCTCCGTCGGCGACTGCGTGAAGTCCGCCCATGCAGTGGTTGACAAGCTCCTGGAGCGGTAG
- the hemB gene encoding porphobilinogen synthase, with protein sequence MQTGDSIYTPYTNFIRTRRTRMTEGLRSMVRETVLTPHDFIYPLFVVPGKGVRKEVVSMPGVFNLSVDEAVKECRKVYKLGIPSVILFGIPEHKDEVGSEAWDPHGVVQQAVKKIKKAVPELVVTTDVCMCEYTSHGHCGIVRGEEIVNDATLELLAREALSHAEAGADMVAPSDMMDGRVAVIRETLDDNGFTNLPIMSYAAKYSSGYYGPFRDAADSAPAFGDRRSHQMDPANSNEAMREVAIDIEEGADIVMVKPAGPYLDIIRRVKDEFGMPTAAYQVSGEYAMIKAGAMNNWIDHDRVMLESLMSIKRAGADMILTYFAMDAAALLKK encoded by the coding sequence ATGCAGACAGGCGATTCCATTTACACCCCGTATACAAATTTCATCCGTACGCGCAGGACGCGCATGACGGAAGGTTTGCGGTCGATGGTGCGGGAAACCGTGCTGACGCCGCATGATTTCATTTACCCGCTGTTTGTGGTGCCCGGCAAGGGCGTGCGCAAGGAAGTGGTTTCCATGCCCGGCGTGTTCAACCTGAGCGTGGACGAAGCGGTCAAGGAATGCCGCAAGGTGTACAAACTGGGCATTCCGTCGGTGATTCTCTTCGGCATTCCGGAGCATAAGGATGAAGTGGGCTCCGAGGCCTGGGATCCCCATGGCGTCGTGCAGCAGGCGGTGAAAAAAATCAAGAAAGCCGTGCCCGAGCTGGTGGTGACCACCGATGTGTGCATGTGCGAATACACCTCGCATGGACATTGCGGCATCGTGCGCGGTGAGGAGATCGTCAACGATGCAACACTGGAACTGCTGGCGCGTGAGGCGCTGTCGCATGCGGAAGCGGGTGCGGACATGGTGGCTCCGTCGGACATGATGGACGGGCGTGTGGCCGTGATTCGCGAGACACTCGACGACAACGGCTTTACGAATCTTCCCATCATGTCGTATGCCGCGAAGTACAGCTCCGGCTACTACGGTCCCTTCCGCGACGCGGCCGACTCGGCCCCGGCTTTCGGCGACCGCCGCTCGCATCAGATGGATCCCGCGAACAGTAATGAAGCCATGCGTGAAGTCGCCATCGACATCGAAGAAGGTGCCGACATCGTCATGGTCAAACCGGCGGGACCCTACCTCGATATCATCCGCCGGGTGAAGGATGAGTTCGGCATGCCCACGGCCGCCTACCAGGTGAGCGGTGAGTACGCGATGATCAAGGCCGGTGCGATGAACAACTGGATCGACCACGACCGCGTCATGCTCGAATCGCTGATGAGCATCAAGCGCGCAGGCGCCGATATGATACTGACATACTTCGCGATGGATGCCGCGGCGCTGTTGAAGAAGTAA
- a CDS encoding YceH family protein, with amino-acid sequence MTQQLPALTPEEVRVLGCLIEKSQATPEYYPMTLNALVTACNQKTSREPVVAYDEITVEDALTDLRSKGLVAFASGTGRSLKYMHRAGQNGLGLSPAQATVMSIIMLRGPQTAAEVKAKSGRQFNFPSSEAVQHSINSLIEKETPFLEEAPRMVGQKEVRYRHLFYTYEEGEEGADEAPESHRTLRKEIEGLKETIHFMQKDITYLRNILTAIQGDVMGMQEDLYDDDMAGMS; translated from the coding sequence ATGACACAGCAACTGCCCGCACTGACACCCGAGGAAGTCCGCGTCCTCGGCTGCCTGATCGAGAAAAGCCAGGCGACGCCCGAGTACTACCCCATGACACTCAACGCGCTGGTGACAGCCTGCAATCAGAAGACCAGCAGGGAGCCCGTCGTCGCGTATGATGAGATCACGGTGGAGGATGCGCTGACGGATCTGCGCAGCAAGGGACTCGTGGCATTCGCATCGGGCACCGGCCGCTCACTCAAGTACATGCACCGCGCGGGACAAAATGGACTCGGACTCTCGCCCGCACAGGCGACGGTGATGAGCATCATCATGCTGCGGGGACCGCAGACCGCAGCCGAAGTCAAAGCCAAATCAGGACGCCAGTTCAACTTCCCCAGCAGTGAGGCGGTGCAGCACAGCATCAACAGCCTCATTGAAAAGGAAACGCCTTTCCTCGAAGAAGCGCCGCGCATGGTGGGACAAAAGGAAGTGCGCTATCGCCATCTCTTCTACACCTACGAAGAAGGCGAGGAAGGCGCTGACGAGGCTCCAGAGTCCCACCGTACCCTGCGCAAGGAAATCGAAGGACTCAAGGAAACCATCCATTTCATGCAGAAAGACATCACGTATCTCCGCAATATCCTGACTGCGATACAGGGTGATGTCATGGGCATGCAGGAAGATCTTTACGACGACGACATGGCCGGGATGTCCTGA